A region of Paucidesulfovibrio longus DSM 6739 DNA encodes the following proteins:
- a CDS encoding metallophosphoesterase produces MSATNVPEHGLGCAAPVVHDLPEVRGEGLFFVGDPHVADAPPGHRLPGYREQILDKLERCLQEAAGRSLVPVFLGDLFHWPRDNSNALLVALMELFRPHRPFVLVGNHDKHLARWTRDVSLAVLHEAGVVRLMGEPGPQFVLKTPAGRVLVGATPDGGRLPTGFMPAEGDPETVLWCAHHNISFPDFLDRAGRIKELPGIDWLINGHIHRPQPQVRAGRTLWANPGNITRLTFSRRSLKREPAAAIWTPGCAELERWVVPHLDFYEVFPRQEFPPEEQESEGESRFLAGLERLAWRRSREGTGLRDFLSANLNPERPETGLIWELYEEVVKNERE; encoded by the coding sequence ATGAGCGCGACGAACGTCCCGGAGCACGGCCTCGGCTGCGCCGCGCCCGTTGTTCACGATTTGCCGGAGGTCCGGGGCGAGGGCCTGTTCTTCGTGGGCGACCCGCACGTGGCGGACGCGCCTCCCGGACACCGGCTGCCCGGCTACCGGGAGCAGATCCTCGACAAGCTGGAGAGATGCCTCCAGGAGGCCGCCGGACGGTCCCTGGTGCCCGTTTTCCTGGGCGACCTGTTCCACTGGCCGCGCGACAACTCCAATGCGCTCCTGGTGGCCCTGATGGAGCTTTTCCGGCCCCATCGGCCTTTCGTGCTCGTGGGCAACCACGACAAGCACCTGGCCCGCTGGACCCGCGACGTGTCCCTGGCCGTGCTGCACGAGGCCGGGGTCGTCCGGCTCATGGGCGAGCCGGGTCCGCAGTTCGTGCTCAAGACCCCGGCGGGCCGCGTGCTCGTGGGCGCGACCCCGGACGGCGGGCGGCTGCCCACGGGGTTCATGCCTGCCGAGGGCGACCCGGAGACCGTGCTCTGGTGCGCGCACCACAACATCAGCTTTCCCGATTTTCTGGACCGGGCCGGGCGCATCAAGGAGCTGCCCGGCATCGACTGGCTGATCAACGGGCACATCCACAGGCCGCAGCCCCAGGTGCGCGCGGGCCGGACTCTCTGGGCCAATCCCGGCAACATCACCCGGCTGACGTTTTCGCGCCGCTCCCTGAAGCGGGAACCCGCCGCCGCCATCTGGACGCCGGGCTGCGCGGAGCTGGAACGCTGGGTCGTGCCGCATCTGGATTTCTACGAGGTTTTTCCGCGCCAGGAGTTCCCGCCGGAGGAACAGGAGAGCGAAGGCGAATCGCGTTTTCTGGCCGGACTGGAGCGCCTTGCCTGGCGGCGCAGCCGGGAGGGCACTGGTCTGAGGGATTTCCTGAGCGCCAACCTGAACCCGGAGCGGCCCGAAACAGGATTGATCTGGGAATTGTACGAGGAGGTCGTCAAGAATGAGCGTGAATAA
- a CDS encoding Fic family protein encodes MTIDNTFSMHFDPSRVLPLAGRARGLNDALNKLPMLPALADQLEQELVELSIHATAAIAGNPMRLDEVRELLALDYAQADVPAGPTVARARREITNLGLAYAPLPKRRVESGVFGVSEGFMRKVHAVMVQGTVSGGMGEYAKEVQNRVLDLITRTNAQDLYDLEQAVRAGLFHYHLFRLRPFNEGNGRVARFFESSILAVGGFRFACMMLPMYYRRHTDEYLRFFPLDDSPADNADLTSFLVFMLEGLLESLEVLRERLTAPLRRLALTERFRLLLEAREINRRSHDLLVLLLDRETVPDAEWKTGLGAESTGLHKGGSPLPFQLKDLFLKTPYKLLYDKVSEHTARRDLNRLLELGLLAKDGTSYTFQDRCLG; translated from the coding sequence ATGACGATCGACAACACTTTTTCCATGCATTTCGATCCGTCCCGCGTCCTGCCCCTGGCCGGACGCGCACGCGGACTGAACGACGCCCTGAACAAGCTTCCGATGCTCCCGGCCCTGGCTGACCAGCTGGAACAGGAACTCGTGGAGCTGTCCATCCACGCCACCGCCGCCATCGCGGGAAACCCCATGCGCCTCGACGAAGTCCGCGAGCTGCTGGCCCTGGACTACGCCCAGGCGGACGTGCCCGCCGGCCCCACGGTGGCCCGCGCCCGCCGCGAAATAACCAACCTGGGACTGGCCTACGCGCCCCTGCCCAAACGGCGCGTCGAATCCGGCGTGTTCGGCGTTTCCGAGGGCTTCATGCGCAAGGTCCATGCGGTCATGGTCCAGGGCACCGTGTCCGGCGGCATGGGCGAATACGCCAAGGAGGTGCAGAACAGGGTTCTGGACCTGATCACCCGCACCAACGCGCAGGATCTCTACGACCTGGAACAGGCCGTCCGGGCGGGGCTTTTCCACTACCATCTCTTCCGGCTGCGCCCCTTCAACGAGGGCAACGGACGGGTGGCCCGCTTCTTCGAAAGCTCCATCCTGGCCGTGGGCGGCTTCCGCTTCGCCTGCATGATGCTGCCCATGTACTACCGCCGCCACACGGACGAGTATCTGCGCTTCTTCCCCCTAGACGACTCCCCGGCGGACAACGCCGACCTGACCTCGTTTCTGGTCTTCATGCTCGAAGGGCTGCTGGAAAGCCTGGAGGTGCTGCGGGAACGGCTGACCGCGCCGCTCCGGCGCCTGGCCCTGACCGAACGTTTCCGGCTGCTTCTGGAGGCGAGGGAAATCAACAGGCGCAGCCACGACCTGCTGGTGCTGCTCCTGGACCGGGAAACGGTTCCGGATGCGGAATGGAAGACCGGACTGGGCGCGGAATCGACCGGGCTGCACAAGGGCGGAAGCCCCCTGCCCTTCCAGCTCAAGGATCTGTTCCTGAAGACGCCCTACAAGCTGCTCTACGACAAAGTCAGCGAGCACACGGCGCGGCGCGACCTGAACCGGCTCCTGGAACTCGGCCTGCTCGCCAAGGACGGGACCAGCTACACCTTCCAGGACCGCTGCCTGGGCTGA
- a CDS encoding response regulator, with amino-acid sequence MAVDKNIRILVVDDSSAIRRIVTSALKQIGFKNITEAADGALAWEVLQAETIQLILSDYKMPRMSGMELLEKVRESREHRNIPFVMVTAEAQKEAVVEAVQKRVSGYIVKPFKPDDLGRKILKVVS; translated from the coding sequence ATGGCCGTGGACAAGAACATTCGCATCCTCGTCGTGGACGATTCCAGCGCGATCCGGCGCATCGTCACCTCCGCCCTGAAGCAGATCGGCTTCAAGAACATCACCGAGGCCGCGGACGGCGCCCTGGCCTGGGAGGTCTTGCAGGCCGAAACGATACAGTTGATCCTCAGCGACTACAAGATGCCGCGCATGAGCGGCATGGAACTCCTTGAAAAGGTCCGCGAGAGCCGGGAGCACCGCAACATCCCGTTCGTGATGGTCACTGCGGAGGCCCAGAAGGAGGCCGTGGTGGAGGCCGTGCAGAAACGGGTCAGCGGCTACATCGTCAAGCCCTTCAAGCCCGACGACCTGGGCAGGAAGATCCTCAAGGTCGTGTCCTGA
- a CDS encoding CBS domain-containing protein, with protein MLVRYWMTDKPMTLGRNENVVAAAEVMRAQHIRQFPVVEKDGTVVGILSDRDIRDAMPSKYLPGGMAAEQGHGLADLKVDSIMTEDPLCVSPETAMDTVADLLAKHKVGALPVTDAAGKLVGIITEVDVFRFLVSATGLARGGAQFAFRLEAKPGPLASLLEDLRAQNVHFSSVLTSHDLQQAGYRHAYIRVEHMGDHSLGSLVAYLSGEHDLIYYILDGQVTCLDD; from the coding sequence ATGCTGGTACGTTACTGGATGACCGACAAGCCCATGACGCTCGGCAGAAACGAAAACGTGGTGGCGGCGGCGGAAGTGATGCGCGCACAGCACATCCGGCAATTCCCCGTGGTGGAGAAGGACGGAACGGTCGTGGGCATCCTTTCCGACCGGGACATCCGCGACGCCATGCCATCCAAATATCTGCCCGGCGGCATGGCCGCGGAGCAGGGCCACGGCCTCGCCGACCTCAAGGTCGATTCGATCATGACCGAGGATCCCCTTTGCGTCAGCCCGGAAACGGCCATGGACACCGTGGCCGACCTGCTGGCCAAGCACAAGGTCGGCGCGCTGCCCGTCACGGACGCCGCAGGCAAGCTCGTGGGCATCATCACCGAAGTGGACGTCTTCCGCTTCCTGGTCTCGGCCACGGGACTCGCCCGGGGCGGAGCCCAGTTCGCCTTCCGCCTGGAGGCCAAGCCCGGCCCCCTGGCCTCCCTGCTGGAAGACCTGCGGGCGCAGAACGTGCATTTCTCCAGCGTGCTGACCTCCCACGACCTGCAACAGGCCGGCTACCGCCACGCCTACATCCGCGTGGAACACATGGGCGACCACAGCCTCGGTTCGCTGGTGGCCTATCTCAGCGGTGAGCACGACCTGATCTATTACATACTCGACGGCCAGGTCACCTGCCTGGACGACTAG
- a CDS encoding EAL and HDOD domain-containing protein, with translation MLLFRACGEDTCAEIDNPFEATTDVLSTLPMVTEGLPEHARAMIRFPARAIREEMPVTLRPESTAMIMARLSCSSQEDILVLERLKEEGYLVAVDDLSPGCEGDKLVGMADILVLDFATQSEDQLRALARVAVRGGLTLMAKKVETREGMALARELGVQLFHGYFYQQPDIHEGRKLSTVRAARMRLFELLSQDEPDFDVIATAIEPDPVISFRLLNFLNSPHFGFAREISSVRQAIVLAGWHKVRNWLRLILLSDITPQEKTSELLYLSAHRARFLELLATSAGQAEQAQSLFLVGLFSLLDALLDMPMSEVVRLVHLSPEISEALCGDESAFSPWLALARTIENGEWDAMGHLALNLNLPTGSVSEAYVEAYEWADGFFKTSSIPG, from the coding sequence ATGCTCCTGTTCAGGGCCTGCGGGGAGGATACCTGCGCGGAGATCGACAATCCCTTCGAGGCCACCACGGACGTGCTCTCCACGCTGCCCATGGTCACGGAGGGGCTGCCGGAGCACGCCAGGGCCATGATCCGCTTTCCCGCCAGGGCCATCCGCGAGGAAATGCCGGTGACGCTGCGGCCCGAATCCACGGCCATGATCATGGCCCGGCTGTCCTGCTCCAGCCAGGAGGACATCCTCGTTCTCGAGCGGCTCAAGGAGGAAGGCTACCTCGTGGCCGTGGACGATCTTTCCCCTGGTTGCGAAGGCGACAAGCTCGTGGGCATGGCGGACATCCTGGTGCTCGATTTCGCCACCCAGAGCGAGGATCAGCTGCGTGCGCTGGCGCGGGTGGCTGTGCGCGGCGGACTGACGCTGATGGCCAAGAAGGTCGAGACGCGCGAGGGGATGGCCCTGGCTCGCGAGCTGGGCGTGCAGCTTTTCCACGGCTATTTCTACCAGCAGCCGGACATCCACGAGGGCCGCAAGCTGTCCACGGTCCGGGCGGCGCGCATGCGCCTCTTCGAGCTGCTCAGCCAGGACGAGCCGGATTTCGACGTCATCGCCACCGCCATCGAACCGGATCCCGTGATCAGTTTCCGGCTGCTGAACTTCCTGAATTCGCCGCATTTCGGATTCGCCAGGGAAATCTCCTCGGTACGGCAAGCCATTGTACTCGCGGGCTGGCACAAGGTCCGCAACTGGCTGCGCCTGATCCTGCTCTCGGACATCACCCCCCAGGAAAAAACCAGCGAACTGCTCTACCTCTCCGCGCACCGGGCAAGGTTCCTGGAGCTGCTGGCCACGTCGGCGGGGCAGGCGGAACAGGCCCAGAGCCTGTTTCTCGTAGGCCTTTTCTCCCTTCTGGACGCGCTGCTGGACATGCCCATGTCCGAGGTCGTGCGGCTCGTGCATCTTTCTCCCGAGATATCCGAGGCGCTGTGCGGAGACGAGAGCGCGTTCTCCCCCTGGCTGGCCCTGGCGCGCACCATCGAGAACGGGGAGTGGGACGCCATGGGGCATCTGGCCCTGAATCTCAATCTGCCCACGGGCTCGGTGTCCGAGGCGTACGTGGAAGCCTACGAATGGGCGGACGGTTTTTTCAAGACTTCTTCGATTCCGGGCTGA
- a CDS encoding MORN repeat-containing protein, producing the protein MRLTRTIGLAVLSGLLLAAPAVAQCVEGNCINGSGTKITRGHKYSGEFVDNHRQGYGTYEFPNGDTYTGEFVQGDMEGQGVYHYANGDRYKGEFKDNLPDGVGEFTYADGKSVKGVFEKGVLVRPDEQVVSHDLPEPGQSAGAGGADESYPDSVGVRPWDTDADHAGSEPAPDDARDAGHYGGGSGAADDYAAEPGQEPAF; encoded by the coding sequence ATGCGCCTGACTCGTACCATCGGCCTGGCCGTCCTTTCTGGACTTCTGCTTGCCGCGCCCGCCGTCGCGCAATGCGTCGAGGGCAACTGCATCAACGGCTCGGGAACCAAGATCACCCGCGGGCACAAATATTCCGGCGAGTTTGTGGACAACCATCGCCAGGGCTACGGCACATATGAATTTCCCAACGGCGACACGTACACGGGCGAATTCGTGCAGGGCGACATGGAAGGACAGGGCGTCTACCACTACGCCAACGGCGACCGCTACAAGGGCGAGTTCAAGGACAACCTGCCCGACGGCGTGGGGGAATTCACCTATGCGGACGGCAAATCCGTGAAGGGCGTTTTCGAAAAGGGCGTGCTCGTCCGGCCCGATGAGCAGGTCGTGTCGCATGATCTTCCCGAACCCGGCCAGAGCGCGGGCGCGGGCGGCGCGGACGAAAGCTATCCGGACAGCGTGGGCGTGCGCCCGTGGGATACGGACGCGGACCACGCCGGGAGCGAGCCTGCGCCGGACGACGCGAGAGACGCCGGACACTACGGAGGCGGGTCCGGGGCTGCGGACGACTACGCGGCCGAGCCCGGACAGGAGCCTGCGTTCTAG
- a CDS encoding 4Fe-4S binding protein, with product MPTESSSSGKLTHIIKTRILGSPIRLRLAVQGAFALFHVYLAWELALHVAWALGARDVYAAKPAAVEGFLPIVSLMSLKRWLLTGQWDTVHPAALTILLALVAMCMVFRRGFCGWICPLGFLSNLLDRLGRRLGLAKRVSGRTRYLLWVPKYLLLAGALAAFVVLLTLPAIEQFRTTPYYFAADSRMLMFFARPSLLLLAVLAGLVLASLLVRNFWCRFLCPYGALLGLVALCSPVAVQREPDSCIACGKCARTCPNGIAVDKAERVNTPECVGCGECVGACPVPGCLSLRAGNRRVPYWLAGAGAVAVLLGFYAWGRASGHWDADMPREMLRGITRRALGM from the coding sequence ATGCCTACCGAATCTTCATCCAGTGGAAAACTCACGCATATTATTAAGACTCGCATTCTTGGATCGCCCATCCGCCTGCGCCTTGCCGTGCAGGGCGCGTTCGCCCTGTTCCACGTCTATCTGGCCTGGGAGCTGGCCCTGCATGTGGCCTGGGCGCTGGGAGCAAGAGACGTCTATGCGGCCAAGCCCGCCGCTGTGGAGGGCTTTCTGCCCATCGTCTCGCTCATGAGCCTGAAGCGCTGGCTGCTCACCGGGCAATGGGACACGGTGCACCCCGCCGCCCTGACCATTCTCCTGGCCCTGGTGGCCATGTGCATGGTCTTCCGGCGCGGCTTCTGCGGCTGGATCTGTCCCCTGGGGTTCCTCTCCAACCTGCTCGACCGCCTGGGCCGCAGGCTGGGCCTGGCCAAACGCGTTTCCGGGCGCACGCGCTACCTGCTCTGGGTTCCGAAATACCTTCTCCTGGCCGGAGCGCTTGCGGCCTTCGTCGTCTTGCTGACCCTGCCCGCCATCGAGCAGTTCCGCACCACGCCGTACTATTTCGCGGCGGATTCGCGCATGCTGATGTTCTTTGCCCGGCCGTCCCTGCTCCTGCTCGCGGTCCTGGCCGGGCTGGTCCTCGCTTCCCTGCTCGTGCGCAATTTCTGGTGCCGCTTTCTCTGTCCGTACGGCGCGCTGCTCGGGCTCGTCGCGCTCTGCTCGCCCGTGGCCGTGCAGCGCGAGCCGGATTCCTGCATCGCCTGCGGCAAGTGCGCCCGGACCTGCCCCAACGGCATCGCCGTGGACAAGGCCGAACGGGTGAACACGCCGGAATGCGTGGGCTGCGGGGAATGCGTGGGCGCGTGTCCCGTGCCGGGCTGCCTGAGCCTGCGTGCCGGGAATCGGCGCGTGCCGTATTGGCTGGCCGGAGCCGGGGCCGTGGCCGTGCTGCTCGGCTTCTACGCCTGGGGCCGGGCCAGCGGACACTGGGACGCGGACATGCCCCGCGAAATGCTGCGGGGCATCACCCGGCGCGCCCTGGGCATGTAG
- a CDS encoding substrate-binding periplasmic protein, with protein sequence MRIPSLFLALWIFCLAAGHAPALAAGPEDLTYLTEDYFPFNYERDGKLQGLSVDLLKEAWKRMGVAEQPIQLLPWARAYDIVQTEPNTVLFAMARNDSRETLFRWAGPISQARFVLTGLRHRHLQVRDIEELRNYSVGTVIKDISDLLLDPYKDRIQVEPVTSMEYNLKKLVAGRIDLISYEEGAMHRYLIRHGFSPSDFETVFVLTDMDVYYAFHKDTDPALVERFQKALDEIRASLLYQQILDRHLD encoded by the coding sequence ATGCGGATACCGTCCCTGTTCCTCGCCCTGTGGATTTTCTGCCTCGCCGCGGGCCACGCCCCGGCACTGGCCGCGGGCCCGGAAGACCTGACCTACCTCACCGAAGACTATTTCCCCTTCAACTACGAACGCGACGGAAAACTCCAGGGACTCTCCGTGGACCTGCTCAAGGAAGCCTGGAAACGCATGGGCGTGGCCGAGCAGCCCATCCAGCTGCTGCCCTGGGCCCGCGCCTACGACATCGTTCAGACCGAGCCGAACACCGTCCTCTTCGCCATGGCCCGCAACGACTCGCGCGAAACGCTCTTCCGCTGGGCCGGTCCCATCTCCCAGGCGCGGTTCGTGCTCACGGGACTGCGCCACCGCCACTTGCAGGTCCGGGACATCGAAGAGCTTCGGAACTACTCGGTGGGCACCGTGATCAAGGACATTTCCGACCTGCTGCTCGACCCGTACAAGGACCGCATCCAGGTGGAACCCGTGACGAGCATGGAATACAACCTCAAGAAGCTCGTGGCCGGACGCATCGACCTCATCTCCTACGAGGAGGGCGCCATGCACCGCTACCTGATCCGCCACGGCTTCAGCCCCTCGGACTTCGAAACCGTGTTCGTGCTCACGGACATGGACGTGTACTACGCCTTCCACAAGGACACGGATCCCGCCCTGGTGGAGCGTTTTCAGAAGGCGCTGGACGAAATCCGCGCCAGCCTCCTGTACCAGCAAATCCTCGACAGGCACCTGGACTAA
- a CDS encoding amino acid ABC transporter ATP-binding protein, translated as MQPILQLKGVVKRFGRTLAVDHIDLDIQRGEKVVIVGPSGSGKSTLLRTMNFLESMDEGALLFEGRERGWVERKGRRVPAPLAQLCALRAEIGMVFQQFNLFPHMTALGNVMEGPLTVQGMPRAEAESIALAMLDKVGMGDRKNRFPATLSGGQKQRVAIARALAMQPKLMLFDEPTSALDPELVGEVFDTIRSLAEEGMTMVIVTHNMGFAREVADTVIFMENGKFLAKGAPANFFSEGADNERIRSFLDKML; from the coding sequence ATGCAGCCCATCCTACAGCTCAAAGGCGTGGTCAAGCGCTTCGGACGGACCCTGGCCGTGGACCACATCGACCTGGACATCCAGCGCGGCGAAAAGGTCGTCATCGTCGGGCCTTCCGGCTCCGGCAAGTCCACCCTGCTGCGGACCATGAACTTCCTGGAAAGCATGGACGAAGGCGCCCTGCTCTTCGAGGGCCGCGAGCGCGGCTGGGTCGAGCGCAAGGGCCGCCGCGTCCCCGCACCCCTTGCCCAGCTCTGCGCGCTGCGCGCGGAAATCGGCATGGTCTTCCAGCAGTTCAACCTCTTTCCGCACATGACCGCCCTCGGCAACGTCATGGAAGGTCCGCTCACGGTCCAGGGCATGCCCCGCGCCGAAGCGGAAAGCATCGCCCTGGCCATGCTCGACAAGGTCGGCATGGGCGACCGCAAGAACCGCTTTCCCGCCACCCTTTCCGGCGGCCAGAAGCAGCGCGTGGCCATTGCCCGCGCCCTGGCCATGCAGCCCAAGCTGATGCTCTTCGACGAGCCCACCTCGGCCCTGGATCCCGAACTGGTCGGCGAGGTCTTCGACACGATCCGCTCCCTGGCCGAGGAAGGCATGACCATGGTCATCGTGACCCACAACATGGGCTTTGCCCGCGAGGTCGCGGACACGGTCATCTTCATGGAGAACGGCAAGTTCCTGGCCAAGGGCGCGCCCGCCAATTTCTTTTCCGAAGGCGCGGACAACGAGCGCATCCGCTCGTTCCTGGACAAGATGCTCTGA
- a CDS encoding amino acid ABC transporter permease (The N-terminal region of this protein, as described by TIGR01726, is a three transmembrane segment that identifies a subfamily of ABC transporter permease subunits, which specificities that include histidine, arginine, glutamine, glutamate, L-cystine (sic), the opines (in Agrobacterium) octopine and nopaline, etc.) codes for MLVPLLIVFLSWAWPLAANTAAAPADPAELVGQAKQALNQGDMDAARELFSGVPAPDSAETGGVYLFARMQLARIAWAEKDMDAAEAYVNDVLRVFPDNIEARTLLRSIHEARLPAWKKLLQDARRFLPALLHGTLMTLLLVFVTMLVSPVGGLFIALGRLSRFKPLSTLCWMDIWIFRGTPLLLQLFFIYYGLPAVGITFDPLTAALLGLTLNYSAYLAEIIRAGIESIDDGQTEAAKALGMTYRQTMRRVIIPQTYKRIIPPFANEFIALIKDTALVSTIAMVELMRAADQMFNAYFNVSVLFFAALIYLAITTVFTVTFEWIERRVGVYERR; via the coding sequence GTGCTGGTCCCGCTCCTGATCGTGTTTCTTAGCTGGGCATGGCCCCTGGCCGCAAACACCGCGGCCGCTCCCGCCGACCCGGCCGAGCTGGTGGGGCAGGCCAAACAGGCCCTGAACCAGGGCGACATGGACGCGGCCCGCGAGCTTTTTTCCGGGGTTCCCGCGCCGGACAGCGCCGAGACCGGCGGCGTGTACCTCTTCGCCCGGATGCAGCTTGCGCGCATCGCCTGGGCCGAAAAGGACATGGACGCGGCCGAGGCCTACGTCAACGACGTGCTGCGGGTGTTTCCGGACAACATCGAGGCCAGGACGCTGCTGCGGTCCATTCACGAGGCCCGGCTCCCGGCCTGGAAGAAACTCCTGCAGGACGCGCGGCGCTTCCTGCCCGCCCTGCTCCACGGCACGCTGATGACCCTGCTGCTCGTCTTCGTGACCATGCTCGTCTCCCCTGTGGGCGGGCTGTTCATCGCCCTGGGGCGGCTCTCGCGCTTCAAGCCCCTGTCCACCCTCTGCTGGATGGACATCTGGATCTTCCGGGGCACCCCGCTGCTTCTGCAACTCTTTTTCATCTACTACGGCCTGCCCGCCGTGGGCATCACCTTCGATCCCCTGACCGCGGCGCTCCTGGGCCTGACCCTGAACTACTCGGCCTATCTGGCGGAGATCATCCGCGCCGGCATCGAATCCATCGACGACGGCCAGACCGAGGCCGCCAAGGCCCTGGGCATGACCTACCGCCAGACCATGCGCCGGGTGATCATTCCCCAGACCTACAAGCGGATCATCCCGCCCTTCGCCAACGAGTTCATCGCGCTGATCAAGGACACCGCCCTGGTCTCGACCATCGCCATGGTCGAGCTGATGCGCGCGGCGGACCAGATGTTCAACGCCTACTTCAACGTCAGCGTGCTCTTCTTCGCGGCGCTCATCTATCTCGCCATCACCACGGTCTTCACCGTGACCTTCGAGTGGATCGAACGGCGCGTGGGCGTGTACGAACGGCGCTAG
- a CDS encoding amino acid ABC transporter substrate-binding protein: MKRSLIVLFVLAAMCLAVTAQAEDSWQKVQAKGEMVIGLDDAFPPMGFRTDDGKLVGFDIDAAEEAGRRLGIKIVWQPTAWEGVINSLNSNKFDAIWNGMTITEDRAKQVLFTKPYMMDGQIALVRMDEKNLKQLTDLGGKNIGVQAGSSAVEAAKALPAAPAQVREYDDNPKAFLDLESGRLDAVVADNLSGLYFTAAQPGKYKSLPGFITKEPFGVAFRKNDVSLRDKIQETIDAMIADGTMAKISIKWFGEDITNPENF; the protein is encoded by the coding sequence ATGAAACGTAGCCTTATCGTGCTTTTTGTGCTAGCGGCCATGTGCCTGGCCGTCACGGCCCAGGCCGAGGATTCCTGGCAGAAAGTCCAGGCCAAGGGCGAAATGGTCATCGGCCTTGACGATGCCTTCCCGCCCATGGGCTTCCGCACCGACGACGGCAAGCTGGTCGGCTTCGACATCGACGCCGCCGAAGAGGCCGGACGCCGCCTCGGCATCAAGATCGTCTGGCAGCCGACCGCCTGGGAAGGCGTGATCAACTCGCTGAACAGCAACAAGTTCGACGCCATCTGGAACGGCATGACCATCACCGAGGACCGCGCCAAGCAGGTGCTCTTCACCAAGCCCTACATGATGGACGGCCAGATCGCCCTGGTGCGCATGGACGAGAAGAATCTCAAGCAGCTCACGGATCTCGGCGGCAAGAATATCGGCGTCCAGGCCGGCTCCTCCGCTGTCGAGGCCGCCAAGGCCCTGCCCGCTGCCCCGGCCCAGGTCCGCGAGTACGACGACAACCCCAAGGCCTTCCTGGACCTGGAGTCCGGCCGTCTTGACGCCGTGGTCGCGGACAACCTCTCCGGCCTTTATTTCACCGCGGCCCAGCCCGGCAAGTACAAGTCCCTGCCCGGCTTCATCACCAAGGAGCCTTTCGGCGTGGCTTTCCGCAAGAACGACGTCTCCCTGCGCGACAAGATTCAGGAGACCATCGACGCCATGATCGCCGACGGCACCATGGCCAAGATCTCCATCAAGTGGTTCGGCGAGGACATCACCAACCCCGAGAACTTCTAG